A stretch of Abyssogena phaseoliformis symbiont OG214 DNA encodes these proteins:
- a CDS encoding ATP-binding protein gives MYLLARAFMVKDWTIDLESLKSVLPQHYINYYESKVRAEIGIPKVLFYDELHRTKGLASILEKIELDIREGLKYSWFVVLALQRVQDFTDTILDLTSTAFILGAGQKESSVQETQKTFGLSNSSMNLVKNLKRPNANGAEMLLWLNMGEEKFIQKVISTLPTPNLWMFTSDDTEARIRDTLHKKFGSW, from the coding sequence ATGTATTTACTTGCAAGAGCATTTATGGTTAAAGATTGGACAATAGACTTGGAAAGTTTAAAGTCTGTATTGCCACAACATTATATCAACTACTATGAGAGTAAAGTTAGAGCGGAAATCGGAATACCAAAAGTTTTGTTTTATGATGAGCTTCATAGGACGAAAGGACTTGCATCAATTTTAGAGAAGATTGAATTAGATATTAGAGAGGGTCTAAAATATTCATGGTTTGTCGTGCTGGCATTGCAAAGAGTACAAGATTTTACCGATACTATTCTTGATTTAACCTCAACGGCCTTTATTCTTGGCGCTGGTCAAAAAGAAAGCTCAGTTCAAGAAACACAAAAGACTTTTGGGCTAAGTAACAGTAGTATGAATTTGGTTAAAAACCTAAAGCGTCCTAACGCTAATGGTGCCGAAATGCTGTTATGGCTTAATATGGGGGAAGAAAAGTTCATTCAAAAAGTTATCTCAACATTACCAACTCCAAATTTATGGATGTTTACCTCTGACGATACAGAGGCCAGAATCAGAGATACACTTCATAAAAAGTTTGGGAGTTGGTAA